The genomic window GGTTGCCGCCGTTGGGCTGCCCGCCGTTGGGCTGGCCGCCGTTGCTGGCGGTGTCGGTGCCGCCGCCCGTGGTGGCGGTGCTGTTCGACCCGCCGGCGCCGCTGCTCCCACCCGCGCCGCTGGTGCCCATCGACGTCGAACCGCTGCCGCTGGCGCAGCCGCCCAGTGCCAGCAGGGACCCCAGCAATGCCGTGACGAAGCATTGCTTCGCCGAAAGTTGTGCCTTGCGCATGACCATTTCCTTTTTCAGATTTTCCCGACCAGGTTCACGGACACGCTGTGGATCGTCTCTGTTGCGATGCCTGTGGCGTGCCGCGTCTGCCATGGCTTGCGCAAGCGGTGTGCCAGTGGGTGGGCCACGTCGGCGGCGGACCCCGCGCAAGCAGGGGATGCCGCGCGCAAACGCGCGTGCCGCAAGGGTTTGCGGCCGATCGGTCAAACGCGCGCATGAAGCGGCCGGGCGCGGCGGGCCGCGTGTTTCGCGTTACGTGTTACGTAACGCACGGTGACGCGGAGGGAACGGCGCGGGGTGCGATGCCGCGCGCGTGGACGGGGCGGCCGGTGTCCGGTGTAACGGCCGGCGCGGGAACACGTTACGTAGCACGTAACACCGTGCGGCCATCGCGCCAACGCTTGCGGCCGGGGCCCGCCGCGTGCCCGAAAGCCTTGCCCGGCAACGGTCTCCGGCCGGGGCACAGGCACGCGGCGCGCCTGTATCGAACACGCGATTGAGCCTGGCATACCGCTTGCGCTTCCGGTCCGCAGCCACGACGCATCACCCAGCCGCCGAACGGGTCGCGGCGATATGCGCGGGAAGACAGCGGGCCACGCCCAGCACATCGAAAAGGAGATCAGGACATGCAAGCAACCAAGCCGACGCGCCCCTTGAACATGATGGCCATCGCCTGCGCGGCGATGGTGGCCCTGCTGGCCGGCTGCGCCTCGGGCGGGTCCAGTGGCGGCAGCCCCAGCCCCGCCACGCCGGGCACCCCGACCAATCCCGGCACCGACAACCCGCAGCCCACCGCGGCAACCACGCCCACGGGCAAGGTGGTGGAAGGCGCGGGCAACACCGTGGTGGCCACCGGCAACGCGGTGAGCCAGATCGGCCAGCAGATCAAGGACACGAACCTGCCGCTGGTGCCGACCAATGCGAAGAACGCCACCGGCGACGTGGTGATCGAGGCGGGCCAGACCGTGGCCACGCTAGGCACCGGCGTGCGCGACGGCCTGGGCCAGATCGGCGCGGTGGACAACCCCGTGGGCGTGACCGTGGCCAACACCGGCAACGTCGTCACGCAGGCGGGCGCCACGGTGGTCAGCGCGGGCGATCTCGTCAAGGCCGTCGGCACGGACCAGCTCTCGCCGCTGTCGGCCGTGACCAATCCTGCCGGCGGACTCGTGCAGACCGTGGGACAGGGCGTGATGACGTTGGGCGGCAAGCTGGGCGAGACGCTGTCCACGGGGCCCGTGGCGCAGCTCACCGGCAGCACCAGCAAGGTCATCGTGCCACTGACCACTCAGCTCACCAACGCCACGCAGACCGTGGGCGGCGCCACGGGGCTCGGCGTGCCCGTCGACAACCTGCTGACCAAGCTCGGCAATACCGTCGCCACGGCGGGCAGCATGATCGCCAACACCAACACGCCGATCGTCTCGCCGCTGGGCGGCGTGGTGAACCAGACCGGCCAGACCGTTGCGGTGGCCGGCGTGCTGCTGAACCACAACGGCGCCACGGGCGGCAATCCGCTCGGTGGACTGCTCAACAACCTGCCGCTGGGCGGCACGGGCGGCAGCACCGGCGGCAGCAGTCCGCTGGCACCGGTCACCGGCCTGCTGGGATCGGTGGGTGGCGCGGCGGGCGGCAGCACCGGCGGCAGCAATCCGCTGGCGCCGGTCACGGGCCTGCTGACCACGGTCACAAGCGGCCTGACCGGTGCCACGAGCGGCGCCGCATCGGGCGGGACCACCGCCAGTCCGCTTGCCCCCGTCACTGGCCTGCTGGGCGGGCTGACGCGCCACTGAGCTGCAAACCTTTATCGCGGACGACTCGGGATTTTCCCTGTCATCCGCGCCGGCTACTTTACGGTGCGCTGTCGTCCTTACCCCGCGCGGCGCATCCTTTTATTTCGTGCCGTGCGCCCGCCTGCAGCAATACGTGCAGGCTGCCGCACGGCACACCGCCTTTATTGCGCGCTCTTTAACAATTCGGCTCAGGGTCATCCCGAAGTCGGAAGGCGGGCCGACATTGTTTCAAACGTCTGTCCGCCTTTAAGCTGAAACAGCCATAGCTCGAACGGGGGGTATGGTTGAGACATGCGTTGTCTTATAAATGTTTGCACCAGCGGTTTCACACATAAAAAACGCCACGCGGGGCTTGCGCCCGGCACAGATGGCAGAGGAACAGGGGTCAGGTCGTACCGCTGGATATCCGTGCAGGGTAGACACTTTCGGGAGTGAGATCATGCAAAAGAAACTGGCGCGCCATGGCAAGACCCAACGGGGAGCCACTGCCATCGAATATGGCCTGATCGTGGGCCTCATCTCCATCGCCATCGCAGCCGGAGTCGGCTTGATGGGCACCAACCTCGGCGCCGGGTTCAATACCCTGGCCGGCCGCATCGCGGGCTGGTTCGCCCCCTGAGCGCCCGCGGATTCGCGCACACACACCATTTTTTGACCCATCCGGCTTCGGCCGGACGCACCTGAAGCAACCGGTTCAACGTGCTGGCAGTCATGCCAGCCGTGGCGGGCGCTCGCACGCCTGTCTGAAGCAGTGGCGGAAGTGGTAGCGGTAGGCACTGGCCGCAGGCACTGAAGGACGGCCAGGCAAGAACGGTAAGAGTGGTTCCAAGTCGCGCATCAACGCAGTACGCCCACCGGGCACGCCGCTAGCCGGGCGCCGCGCAGCAATGCCGGCGCCTGGGGCGCGGTGTCGTGTGTCGCCAATGCAAGACGAATCGGGTGAAGCATGGCTTTACGGGGGAACGCGAACCAGCGGCGCGCGCGTGGCGTGGCCGCGGTGGAGTTTGCGCTGGTGTTTCCGCTGCTGTTGGCAGTGGTGCTGGGCATCGTCTACTACGGCGTGGTGCTGGCACTGCAGCAGGTACTGACGCTCGCCGCCCAGGAGGGTGCGCGGGCTGCCTTGCGTTATCCGCTCGCCGTCAACGGCGGCACGCTGGCCGATACGCTCGACCTGCGCGTGAGCGCCGCCAACCTGGCCGCGCGCAACACGCTGCCGGAGGCCATTGCCGCACAGATCGGTGACGGCGCCGTGGCCCAGCCCGTGGCCTGTACCGCCCCGGCCGGCACGCAATGCGTGCAGGTCACG from Cupriavidus pauculus includes these protein-coding regions:
- a CDS encoding Flp family type IVb pilin; this encodes MQKKLARHGKTQRGATAIEYGLIVGLISIAIAAGVGLMGTNLGAGFNTLAGRIAGWFAP
- a CDS encoding collagen-like triple helix repeat-containing protein — encoded protein: MQATKPTRPLNMMAIACAAMVALLAGCASGGSSGGSPSPATPGTPTNPGTDNPQPTAATTPTGKVVEGAGNTVVATGNAVSQIGQQIKDTNLPLVPTNAKNATGDVVIEAGQTVATLGTGVRDGLGQIGAVDNPVGVTVANTGNVVTQAGATVVSAGDLVKAVGTDQLSPLSAVTNPAGGLVQTVGQGVMTLGGKLGETLSTGPVAQLTGSTSKVIVPLTTQLTNATQTVGGATGLGVPVDNLLTKLGNTVATAGSMIANTNTPIVSPLGGVVNQTGQTVAVAGVLLNHNGATGGNPLGGLLNNLPLGGTGGSTGGSSPLAPVTGLLGSVGGAAGGSTGGSNPLAPVTGLLTTVTSGLTGATSGAASGGTTASPLAPVTGLLGGLTRH
- a CDS encoding TadE/TadG family type IV pilus assembly protein, translating into MALRGNANQRRARGVAAVEFALVFPLLLAVVLGIVYYGVVLALQQVLTLAAQEGARAALRYPLAVNGGTLADTLDLRVSAANLAARNTLPEAIAAQIGDGAVAQPVACTAPAGTQCVQVTLNLPTRALLPVIPLVPVPGTLTGAAVVQLSPDL